One Lycium barbarum isolate Lr01 chromosome 5, ASM1917538v2, whole genome shotgun sequence genomic window carries:
- the LOC132641775 gene encoding 3-isopropylmalate dehydratase large subunit, chloroplastic-like, with translation MASSAIASTSTPFINKKDVGLSAYCSQPSFSIQTSGKRVSKKIVSVMTPQQTERKPATTGSVKTGMTMTEKILAKASDKPEVSPGDNVWVNVDVLMTHDVCGPGSIGIFKKEFGQNAKVWDREKLVIIPDHYIFTTDERANRNVDILRDFCTEQNIKYFYDIKDLGNFRANPDYKGVCHVALAQEGHCRPGEVLLGTDSHTCTAGAFGQFATGIGNTDAGFVLGTGKILLKVPPTLRFVMDGEMPDYLLAKDLILQIIGEISVAGATYKAMEFVGSTVESLTMEERMTLCNMVVEAGGKNGIVPADKTTYDYLEGRTSVPYEPVYSDEGARYLKEYRFDVSKLEPLVAKPHSPDNRALARECKDVKIDRVYIGSCTGGKTEDFMAAAKVFLASGKKVKVPTFLVPATQKVWMDVYSLPVPGSGGKTCSQIFEEAGCDTPASPSCGACLGGPKDTYARMNEAQVCVSTTNRNFPGRMGHKEGQIYLASPYTAAASALTGYVTDPREFLQ, from the exons ATGGCTTCTTCAGCTATCGCTTCAACTTCTACACCTTTCATTAATAAG AAAGATGTTGGTCTATCTGCTTACTGTTCACAACCTTCATTTTCCATTCAAACAAGTGGAAAAAGGGTTTCCAAGAAAATAGTTTCTGTGATGACACCACAACAGACTGAAAGAAAACCTGCCACCACTGGATCA GTAAAGACTGGGATGACTATGACTGAGAAGATATTAGCTAAGGCTTCTGATAAGCCTGAAGTGAGTCCTGGTGACAATGTTTGGGTCAATGTTGATGTTTTGATGACACATGATGTTTGTGGTCCTGGCTCTATTGGAATTTTTAAGAAAGAGTTTGGTCAGAATGCTAAG GTCTGGGATCGTGAAAAGCTTGTCATTATACCTGACCATTACATATTCACAACTGATGAACGAGCAAACCGTAACGTGGATATCTTGAGGGATTTCTGCACTGAACAAAATATTAAGTACTTCTATGACATTAAAGATCTGGGGAACTTCCGC GCTAATCCTGATTACaagggtgtttgccacgttgctCTTGCACAAGAAGGTCACTGCAGACCCGGAGAG GTTTTGCTGGGTACAGACTCCCACACATGTACTGCTGGAGCTTTCGGGCAATTCGCCACTGGAATCGGAAATACCGATGCAGGTTTTGTGTTGGGTACTGGCAAGATTCTGCTCAAG GTGCCTCCAACTCTGAGATTTGTAATGGATGGTGAAATGCCCGATTACCTGCTTGCTAAGGACTTGATTTTGCAA ATTATTGGTGAAATTTCTGTGGCTGGTGCTACTTATAAAGCAATGGAGTTTGTTGGCTCGACGGTTGAAAGCTTGACC ATGGAAGAAAGAATGACATTATGCAACATGGTTGTTGAAGCTGGTGGAAAGAATGGTATCGTCCCAGCTGATAAAACGACATATGACTATCTTGAG GGCAGGACTTCTGTGCCCTATGAACCTGTTTATAGTGATGAAGGAGCCAG ATATCTTAAGGAGTACAGATTCGATGTTTCCAAGTTGGAGCCCTTAGTGGCTAAG CCTCATTCTCCTGATAATCGTGCTTTGGCAAGAGAATGCAAAGATGTCAAAATCGACAGAGTATATATTGGTTCTTGTACTGGTGGAAAAACAGAGGACTTCATGGCTGCTGCAAAAGTTTTCCTAGCTTCT GGAAAGAAGGTAAAGGTTCCAACTTTTCTTGTTCCCGCTACACAGAAG GTATGGATGGATGTATATAGCCTCCCAGTTCCAGGATCCGGCGGCAAAACATGTTCCCAGATTTTTGAGGAGGCAGGCTGCGATACACCTGCAAGTCCTAGTTGTGGTGCTTGTTTGGGTGGCCCTAAAGACACTTATGCACGCATGAATGAGGCTCAG GTCTGTGTATCAACCACGAATAGGAACTTCCCTGGTCGAATGGGACACAAAGAAGGCCAGATATATCTTGCATCGCCGTATACAGCTGCAGCATCAGCATTGACCGGTTATGTCACTGATCCCAGGGAGTTTTTGCAGTGA
- the LOC132641776 gene encoding uncharacterized protein LOC132641776 encodes MAEGRGSSLVHLLVIILSLIAFGFSIAAERRRSTGTLHDDMVTNRTYCVYTSDVATGYGVGAFLFLLSGEALLMGVTKCMCFGRPLSPGSNRAWAIIYFISSWLTFLVAEACVVAGAKKNAYHTKYRDMLLAENFSCETLRKGVFIAGAVFIVATMILNVYFYIYFTKATTQPAHKTKRTSSNVGMAGYA; translated from the exons ATGGCGGAAGGCAGAGGATCTTCATTAGTTCATCTACTTGTAATAATACTCAGCTTAATCGCTTTCGGTTTCTCCATTGCCGCCGAACGTCGTCGTAGCACT GGTACTCTGCATGATGATATGGTTACCAATCGTACATACTGTGTTTACACCTCAGACGTTGCCACTGGATATGGAGTTGGTGCGTTCTTGTTTCTTCTCTCTGGCGAGGCATTGCTTATGGGAGTGACAAAATGCATGTGCTTCGGAAGACCTTTATCTCCTGGTTCAAATCGTGCATGGGCCATCATATACTTCATATCGTCATG GCTGACATTCCTGGTTGCAGAAGCATGTGTTGTTGCTGGAGCAAAGAAAAATGCTTACCACACCAAGTATCGGGATATGCTCTTAGCAGAAAACTTTTCTTGCGAGACACTAAGGAAAGGTGTCTTTATTGCCGGAGCGGTCTTTATCGTTGCAACCATGATCCTGAATGTTTATTTCTACATATACTTCACGAAGGCTACTACTCAGCCAGCTCATAAGACAAAACGTACTAGCTCGAACGTTGGGATGGCTGGTTATGCATAA
- the LOC132641773 gene encoding uncharacterized protein LOC132641773, with protein sequence MKRQRGGKMIANNYEEKKKAKRVVEKQCEEVKKEEEQRKNGGGNVVKEVELMADQCDNNNNWINEWLCSWNMGDEQMSWGTCWSPIWDMEFLGEAYNNLYNDVLWDDDVWDLKAIKEVPSS encoded by the coding sequence ATGAAGAGGCAAAGAGGTGGTAAGATGATAGCAAATAATTATGAGGAGAAGAAAAAGGCCAAAAGGGTTGTTGAGAAACAGTGTGAAGAGGTGAAAAAAGAGGAAGAACAGAGGAAAAATGGTGGAGGAAATGTTGTGAAGGAAGTGGAATTAATGGCTGATCAgtgtgataataataataattggatTAATGAATGGCTATGTTCATGGAATATGGGGGATGAACAAATGTCATGGGGAACATGTTGGTCACCTATTTGGGACATGGAGTTCTTGGGAGAAGCTTATAATAACTTGTACAATGATGTTTTGTGGGATGATGATGTTTGGGATTTGAAAGCCATCAAGGAAGTTCCAAGTTCATAG